A stretch of Myxococcus hansupus DNA encodes these proteins:
- a CDS encoding MotA/TolQ/ExbB proton channel family protein, translating into MNFNLRDIYNHMGVFALGIAWTLILFAIASLAVFFERLFVFFRSRSISKRFASRAGPLLTQNQHEALVKEAEATKGSHLAMLLGGGMKHYLAKSRAPAGKLGPVELTRRELVRVNERVSADVRRGMSVLATVGSVAPFVGLLGTVVGIIEAFSGIAKEGSGGLGAVSAGIAEALVVTALGLLVAIPAVLMFNFLSTRADALQLSLDAARSEFMDYLEDLSPQKAAATSGAAVATGPELAARKESRDVHPA; encoded by the coding sequence ATGAATTTCAATCTCAGGGACATCTACAACCACATGGGTGTGTTCGCGCTGGGTATCGCGTGGACGCTCATCCTCTTCGCCATCGCGTCCCTCGCGGTCTTCTTCGAACGCCTCTTCGTCTTCTTCCGCTCGCGCTCCATCTCCAAGCGTTTCGCGTCCCGCGCCGGCCCGCTGCTCACCCAGAACCAGCACGAGGCGCTGGTGAAGGAGGCCGAGGCCACCAAGGGCAGCCACCTGGCCATGCTGCTGGGCGGCGGCATGAAGCACTACCTCGCCAAGTCCCGCGCTCCGGCCGGCAAGCTGGGCCCGGTGGAGCTGACCCGGCGTGAGCTGGTCCGCGTCAACGAGCGCGTCAGCGCGGACGTGCGCCGCGGCATGTCGGTGCTCGCCACCGTCGGCTCGGTGGCCCCGTTCGTCGGTCTGCTCGGCACCGTCGTGGGCATCATCGAGGCCTTCTCCGGTATCGCCAAGGAGGGCTCGGGCGGCCTGGGCGCGGTGTCCGCCGGTATCGCCGAGGCGCTCGTCGTCACGGCGCTGGGTCTGCTCGTCGCCATCCCCGCGGTGCTGATGTTCAACTTCCTGTCCACCCGCGCGGACGCGCTCCAGCTCTCCCTGGACGCGGCTCGCAGCGAGTTCATGGACTACCTGGAGGACTTGAGCCCCCAGAAGGCCGCCGCCACCAGCGGCGCCGCCGTGGCCACGGGGCCGGAGCTCGCCGCTCGCAAGGAATCCCGCGATGTCCACCCCGCGTAG
- a CDS encoding ExbD/TolR family protein — MSTPRRSLTPEMNVTPLVDVVLVLLIIFMVVTPQIESGAAVELPTATNPDKENKELTPTTVSLSATGAFYLDRKELKRDALMAELKAVRAKDPDSPVVLKADRGVRYSEVRGLFKAMQELGFPGINLQVVDKPKN, encoded by the coding sequence ATGTCCACCCCGCGTAGGAGCCTGACGCCGGAGATGAACGTGACGCCCCTGGTGGACGTCGTGCTCGTCCTCCTCATCATCTTCATGGTCGTCACGCCCCAGATTGAGTCCGGCGCCGCGGTGGAGCTGCCCACCGCGACGAACCCGGACAAGGAGAACAAGGAGCTGACGCCCACCACGGTGAGCCTCTCCGCGACAGGCGCGTTCTACCTGGACCGCAAGGAGCTCAAGCGTGACGCGCTCATGGCCGAGCTGAAGGCCGTGCGCGCCAAGGACCCGGACTCCCCGGTGGTGCTCAAGGCGGACCGCGGCGTGCGCTACTCCGAGGTGCGCGGCCTCTTCAAGGCCATGCAGGAGCTGGGTTTCCCCGGCATCAACCTTCAGGTCGTCGACAAGCCGAAGAACTAG
- a CDS encoding ExbD/TolR family protein → MAFDLGGGKGGIRPAMNVTPLVDVVLVLLIIFMVVTPLMTKQMWMTVPAKGDDQEAPPPPPDAVPPVVLTVDKSGVLRINREEVARDQVVARLQRMLNARPDKIVFFDASDDVPYGAAMDVLDLARGGDITVGVLPDKLAD, encoded by the coding sequence ATGGCATTCGACCTCGGAGGCGGAAAAGGCGGTATCCGCCCGGCGATGAACGTGACGCCCCTGGTGGACGTGGTGCTCGTCCTCCTCATCATCTTCATGGTCGTCACGCCTTTGATGACCAAGCAGATGTGGATGACGGTGCCCGCCAAGGGTGATGACCAGGAGGCGCCTCCGCCTCCTCCCGATGCAGTGCCACCGGTGGTGCTCACGGTGGACAAGTCCGGCGTGCTGCGCATCAACCGGGAAGAAGTCGCCCGCGACCAGGTCGTGGCCCGGCTGCAACGCATGCTCAACGCGCGTCCGGACAAGATTGTGTTTTTCGACGCCAGTGATGATGTGCCGTACGGCGCCGCCATGGACGTGCTGGACCTCGCGCGAGGCGGGGACATCACGGTCGGCGTGTTGCCGGACAAGCTCGCGGATTGA